In the Azospirillum humicireducens genome, GCTGGTCTTCGACAAGCCGGGCGGGCGGATCGTCCAGGCGGTGCTGTCGGGGGAGGTGCCGCGCCAGGCGGTGCTGGCCTTCTACGACCAGACCCTGCCGCAGCTGGGCTGGCGCCGGGCCGGCGACCGCCTCTTCGTCCGCGAGGGCGAGGAGCTGCGGCTGGAATTCCCCCAACAGGCCAAATCCAAGGCGGCGACCGCCGTCCGCTTCACTTTGACGCCGCGCTGACGGCGGGAACACCCGCCATACTCGCGCCAATTCGCAACCGGATACCTCCAACAACCACGAGTCCCGGAAGCAACCGGGCTCGCCCCATCGGGAGAGTGCTGCAGCCATGTCGTATGAAACCATCCTCGTCGAGACCCGCGGCCCGGTCGGCCTGATCACGCTCAACCGTCCGAAGGCGCTGAACGCGCTGTGCGACCAGCTGGTGACCGAGCTGGGCCAGGCCCTGGACGATTTCGAGGCCGACTCCGCCATCGGCGCCATCGTCGTCACCGGGTCGGAGCGCGCCTTCGCCGCCGGGGCCGACATCAAGGAGATGGCCGGCTTCTCCTATATGGATGTCTACAACTCCAACTTCATCACCGCGAAGTGGGAGCGGCTGGCCAAGTGCCGCAAGCCGACCATTGCCGCGGTCGCCGGCTTCGCGCTGGGCGGCGGCTGCGAGCTGGCGATGATGGCCGACTTCATCCTGGCCGCCGACACCGCCAAGTTCGGCCAGCCCGAGGTCACCATCGGCACCATCCCCGGCGCCGGCGGCACCCAGCGCCTGACCCGCT is a window encoding:
- a CDS encoding enoyl-CoA hydratase — encoded protein: MSYETILVETRGPVGLITLNRPKALNALCDQLVTELGQALDDFEADSAIGAIVVTGSERAFAAGADIKEMAGFSYMDVYNSNFITAKWERLAKCRKPTIAAVAGFALGGGCELAMMADFILAADTAKFGQPEVTIGTIPGAGGTQRLTRFVGKSKAMEMVLTGRMIDAAEAERCGLVSRVVPAAELVEEAVKVATKIASLSQPVIAMAKEAVNVAYESTLAEGIRFERRLFHSTFATEDQKEGMAAFAEKRQAGWKNR